From Vitis vinifera cultivar Pinot Noir 40024 chromosome 3, ASM3070453v1, the proteins below share one genomic window:
- the LOC100853859 gene encoding protein EXORDIUM-like 5 translates to MALFIFICFFLVSASLPLPYSGAAVETNDFQPEVYNPKLPPRALTSSKKFEGSSDLVRLRYHMGPVLSSPINIYIIWYGKWAQPQKLLIKDFLLSISASHRAAASPSVAEWWRTVSLYTDQTGANVSRSVLIAGEYADQRYSHGAQLTRLSIQQVIASAVRAAPFPVDHKNGIYLILTSEDVAVQDFCRAVCGFHYFTFPSMVGYTLPYAWVGNSGKQCPDVCAYPFAVPAYMTGGGPSALSPPNRDVGVDGMISVIGHELAELSSNPLVNAWYAGEDPTAPTEIGDLCEGLYGTGGGGGYIGQVMRDREGRTFNLNGRRKRKFLVQWIWSPALKACAGPNALD, encoded by the coding sequence ATGGCATTGTTCATTTTCATATGTTTCTTTCTAGTAAGTGCAAGCCTTCCTCTTCCTTACTCCGGTGCTGCCGTGGAAACTAATGATTTCCAGCCGGAGGTGTATAACCCAAAGCTTCCGCCGAGGGCTCTCACTTCTTCCAAGAAGTTTGAGGGTTCGTCGGACTTGGTGCGTCTCCGGTATCATATGGGTCCGGTGCTGTCATCTCcgatcaatatatatataatctggTACGGCAAGTGGGCGCAGCCGCAGAAGCTTTTGATTAAAGATTTTCTCTTGTCGATCTCTGCGTCGCACCGAGCTGCCGCCTCCCCCTCCGTCGCGGAGTGGTGGCGCACGGTGTCTCTGTACACTGACCAGACCGGCGCCAACGTGTCGAGATCGGTGCTGATCGCCGGCGAGTACGCGGATCAGAGGTACTCACACGGCGCGCAGCTCACGCGCCTCTCGATCCAGCAGGTGATTGCTAGCGCGGTCCGCGCCGCGCCGTTCCCGGTGGACCACAAGAACGGAATCTACCTGATTCTGACCTCCGAGGACGTCGCCGTGCAGGATTTCTGCCGCGCCGTCTGCGGCTTCCACTACTTCACCTTCCCGTCGATGGTCGGCTACACGCTCCCGTACGCCTGGGTGGGGAACTCCGGGAAGCAGTGCCCCGATGTTTGCGCGTACCCCTTCGCCGTGCCGGCGTACATGACAGGAGGCGGCCCGTCCGCCCTGTCCCCGCCGAACAGGGACGTTGGCGTCGACGGCATGATCAGCGTGATCGGACACGAGCTGGCGGAGCTGTCATCGAACCCGCTGGTGAACGCGTGGTACGCCGGAGAAGACCCCACGGCCCCGACGGAGATCGGCGATCTGTGTGAGGGGCTGTACGGAACAGGTGGTGGAGGAGGGTATATCGGTCAAGTGATGAGGGACAGAGAGGGAAGAACATTTAATTTGAATGgaaggagaaagagaaagttCTTGGTACAGTGGATATGGAGTCCCGCCCTCAAAGCCTGTGCTGGTCCAAATGCCTTGGactaa